The Gammaproteobacteria bacterium genome has a segment encoding these proteins:
- a CDS encoding type II toxin-antitoxin system VapC family toxin, with amino-acid sequence MPPSTTTAIVRSVNPVFLDTSYLLALEFAKDQNHQASVRHWQRIVANVPPLVTTSYVLDEAVTFFNNRGHHGKAIRVGNTLLYSPSVSLIQVDETLFYEGWQYFQQHQGKRYSLTDCISFMVMRKLGAGVAFIFDRHFAQAGFTIAPEAPSPG; translated from the coding sequence ATGCCTCCATCAACCACGACCGCTATTGTACGGTCAGTGAACCCCGTCTTTCTTGACACGAGCTATCTGTTAGCACTTGAGTTCGCGAAAGACCAAAATCATCAAGCATCGGTACGTCACTGGCAACGAATCGTCGCTAACGTTCCGCCGCTGGTGACGACGTCATACGTCTTAGATGAGGCGGTAACCTTCTTCAATAATCGCGGTCATCATGGCAAAGCGATCCGAGTCGGCAACACCCTTCTGTACAGTCCCTCGGTGAGCTTGATCCAGGTCGACGAAACGTTGTTCTACGAAGGCTGGCAATATTTCCAGCAGCATCAAGGCAAGCGCTACTCACTCACCGATTGCATCTCGTTTATGGTGATGCGCAAGCTTGGCGCAGGCGTGGCGTTCATCTTTGACCGGCACTTTGCTCAGGCAGGCTTTACCATCGCGCCTGAAGCGCCGTCGCCCGGATGA